The stretch of DNA GCTGCTCAGCCAAGGCAGTGGCCTCCTCATTGAGGCAGAGGATGCGGCTGAGCTCGAAGTAGCTGAGCCCGATTCAGAAGAGGCCTATGAATCGGCCTACTCTGGTGTAGACTTGGAGTATGCCACTGATGAAGAACTAGCAGAGGAAGAAGCTGATGCCATTGCCCAGGATGGTGAAACTCCTGTGCGCAAGAAAAAGCGTCGGTCGCGGGGTGGAGCTAAGCGCAGTAAGCGCAAGGCAGCACGCTTGGCGGCCGAAGCTGAAGCCAGTATCGCCGTTACGGCCATAGATGCCTCGCTTGAGCAACCCACTGTTGAGCAGGCGACAGAGACGGAACCCGACTCAGAACCGGCCCCCTTCACAGAAGGCATTACCTACATCTCCGAGGCTGAGTTATTTGGGAAGATGAACAGGCCTAGCACGGCTGAAGTAGGAGAACCTGCCTTGCAGGAGGAGCCCTCCCTCGCGACTGAGGAGGCCCCGGCAGCTGATGCTGAAGCTCCAGACGCGGCTGAGTCAGGTGGGCGTAATTCCCGTCGTAACAGACCACAGCGAAAAGGCCGGCAGCAGGAGCGAGAACCACGCCGGGGCACCCGTCCCGCGCTGTATGCAGTTCCTCATACCGAGGATACGGCCTCCACTGATCCGGAAGTGACGCCTACCGCGGAGCAACGCCCTTCTGTAGCTGTAGAACCTACGCCCTCCCCTTTGCCCGCGCTTACCTCGGAAATGCCCGGCGCTGAAGAATCATCGGCTTTGCTTAAAAGCCGCTCTCGTAACCGGGGAGGTGCCAGCCGCAACCGTGGCAACGCCGCCCAGAGCCGCGTGGCCGCTGCGGCAGAGTCTGCGGCCGCTGCGGCGCCACAAAGCGTAGCCCCTGCTCTTGATACGCAGGGTGAAGCGGTAGAACCTAGTGCCGCGCCGGAAGCACCCGCTCCTGCCTCAGCTACCACGCCAAAGCCACGGCCGAAGCGGGCGCCGCGCAAGCCAGCAACAACAGCCACTTCTCAGCCAGAAATAAGCACCCAGCCTGCAGCGGCAATTACCCCAGAGCCTCAAGCACCAGAAGCCGCCCCTGCTCCCAAGAAGCGCCCCCCCCGGAAAGCCAAAGCTACCCCAGCACCGGAACCACCAGTTGTTGCGGCTGCTCCTGAAAACGTAGCGCCAGCGCCAAAGGCCTCAAGAAGCCGCAAAAAGGCCGCTAACCCAGCGCCAGAACCCGGTGCGGCAACTCCCGAAGCTAAGGCTCCGGCCCCCAAGCGTGCTAGGCCACCCCGCCGCAAACCTACTCCTGGCTCGGGAACAGAGCCTAGCGAGTAAAGTGGCCTAGCCTCTGACTTTATGCATGATATTATAAAACCCGGCTCCTGGTGGCCGGGTTTTCTATTTATCAACCTGCCTCAACTGCATGTCAACACCCATCTCTTCTCCTGGCTTCAGCAACCGCTTGGCGCAGGAAACCAGCCCGTATTTGCTTCAGCACGCCCATAACCCTGTAGAATGGTACCCTTGGGGTGAAGAGGCTTTAACACGAGCACAGGCAGAGCAAAAACCGATTTTGGTGAGCATTGGATATGCAGCCTGCCATTGGTGCCACGTGATGGAGCGAGAGTCGTTTGAGAACCCGCAGATAGCAGCGGTAATGAACCGCTATTTTATCTGCATAAAGGTAGATAGGGAGGAGCGGCCCGATGTAGACCAAGTATACATGGATGCGCTGCAGGCTATGGGGCTGGCGGGTGGTTGGCCCCTGAACGTCTTTCTGAACCCAGAGGCCAAACCTTTCTACGGCGGCACGTATTTTCAGCCCCGTAACTGGGTGCAGCTGCTGGAAAGTATTGGCCGGGGCTATGCCGGAGAGCACCGTGCCGAGCTGGACGCTTCAGCAGATCAGTTTGCGCAAGTACTTCAGGCAAGTGAACTGGACAAGTACCGCCTGCCAGCTACCAATGCTGGTCTTTCCGACGACCAGTTTAAGCTGCTCGTCTACAACTTGGCCGCCCGCTTCGACCATGAGAAAGGCGGAATTAATCGAGCGCCAAAATTCCCGATGCCCAGCATCTGGCGTTTTCTGCTCCGCACCCACGCATTAACCAACAGCGATGCCCTTTTGGCGCAGTTGCACCTTACATTGCGCGAAATGGCCTGGGGCGGTATCCATGATCAGGTAGGCGGCGGGTTTGCTCGTTATTCAGTTGATGAAAATTGGCTGGTGCCGCATTTTGAAAAGATGCTCTATGACAATGGCCAACTACTTAGCCTGTATGCAGAGGCCTTTCAACACACGCAGGATGAGCTTTACCGGCAAGTGACCTACGGTATAGTTGGGTTTGTGGAGCGTGAGCTGATGAGCCCCAATAGTGGTTTTTATTCTTCACTTGATGCAGACAGCGAGGGCGAGGAAGGCAAGTTCTACATCTGGACCCGAGCGGAGCTACAGGCAGTTTTGGGTGATGAGGAGCTGTTGGCCAGCGAGTATTATGGCTGCACTGCCCTGGGCAACTGGGAGCATGGCAGTAACATTTTGCACCGCCAAGAGTCTGACAAGGCTTTTGCGCAACATCATCAGCTTGCACCCAGCGTTCTGGCTGACTTGGTTTCTGGTTGGAAGCACAAACTCCTCCAGGCGCGAGAAAGCCGCCTACGCCCGGGCCTTGACGATAAAATTCTGACGGGCTGGAATGCGCTTATGCTACAAGGGCTGATTGATGCCTACCGCGCTTTTCAGGAGCCTAAGTTTTTAAAACTAGCCCTACGAAACGCCGCATTTCTGCAACAGAACCTACGCCTAGGCAACCAGCTATACCGCAACTATAAGAATGGGCATGCTACCATTCATGCGTTCCTGGAAGATTATGCCCTGCTGATACAGGCCTACATCAGCCTCTATGAGGCTACGTTTGCAGAGGAGTGGCTGCATGAAGCCGACGCGTTAGTGGCTTACGTACTGGAAAACTTCTTCGACCCCACTGAAAACCAGTTCTTCTATACCAACGCTCGGAGCGAAGCGCTAATAGCCCGCAAAAAGGAGCTTTTTGACAATGTTATTCCGGCGTCTAACTCCGTGATGGCGCATAACCTGCACCGCCTAGGCCTCCACCTAGAAAAAGAGCGCTACACCGAGTTAGCCGGACTTATACTACAACAAGTACACGAGCTGGTGGTGAAAGAACCGCACAACCTTGCTAACTGGGCAGCCCTCTATGCGGCTCGCCTACGCCCCACGGCAGAAGTAGCCATTGTGGGCCCGGAGGCCGCACGGTTCAGAGCGAACCTGAGCCAGCACTACCTGCCTAACGTAGTGCTGGCTGGCACCAGCAGCTCTAGTGAGCTACCGTTGCTTGCTAACCGCGAGGCCCGTCATAATAGCACAACCATTTACGTGTGCTATAACCGAACTTGTCAGCAGCCGGTGCACTCGGTGGCCGAGGCGCTGGCTCAACTGGCCTAGTGTGTTTTTTCAGGAGTTATAGACGCACTTTTAACAGAGCCAGGCCACTTCACAACCTTGGTCAGCGTAGTGCTTTTAGAGTGGCCTAGCGGGCACTTATGGTAGGCCAGCTATATAGAACTGGCCTACGCAAATCGTAGATAGCTCGTCACTTCATTGAGGCTAGCCGTCTATCTTTACTATTCGCATTCTGTTTCTGATTTCTTTTGAGCCTCACGTTTGACTTTGTTCAGCCGCAGCCGGAACCGGCAGCCGACCGCGTTACGCTGTTTGCGGACGTAATTCTGCCGTTGCCGCTGCCCAAACTATACACCTACCGTGTCCCCTTCGAGCTAAACGACCAGGTGGTGATTGGGGGCCGGGTTATTGTGCAGTTTGGGGCCAAGAAAACGCTGAGTTGCATTGTGGCCGCGGTGCACGAGACGCCGCCTGCCAACTACCAGGCGAAGTACATCCTCGAGTTTATTGATGATGCACCCGTAGTGACTCAGCCCCAGCTGAAGCTGTTTCGCTGGATGGCCGACTATTACCTGTGTACGCTAGGTGAGGTAATTAATGCCGCGTTGCCGGCTGCGCTTAAACTCAGCTCGGAGAGCCGGGTACAGCTTCACCCGGCATTTGAAGCCGAAACGAACCCATACCCACTAAGCGAGCAGGAGCAGAAGATTGTGGAGGCGCTGAGCACTGGCGAAGAGGGCAAGTCCATGACGTTCACCGAGGTTGGTGAACTGTTGGGCATTGCCTCCTTCCACAAGTACATCAAGTCACTGATGCAGAAGGATGTGGTATTCCTTTTCGAGCATCTCTCTGATAAGTACTCGCCTAAAGTGGTGAAGAAAGTACGCTTAGCGCATCATTATGTGGCTGAGGCGGCCCTGGAGCAACTATTTGCGCAGCTGGCTTCTAAAGCCAAGCAACTTGATGTGCTCATGCAGTACCTGCAGCGGGTGCCGGTATACCAGAATGAGCACGCTAACCACAAAGGCTTAGAGAAGGCTGCGCTAACCAGTGCGCCCCACCTCTCCCCTTCTGCCGTGAATACGCTCATCAAGAACGGTGTGCTTGAGCAGTTCGACGTTATCGTGTCGCGCTTTCCAATGGACGATGATGAGGCCGCTAATATGCACTTCACGCTGAGTGAAGCCCAGCAGGAGGCACACGACGACATCATGCGGCAGTTTCAGACCCAAGACATTGTGCTGCTCCACGGCGTAACGGGTGCCGGCAAAACCGAGATATATATCAATCTGATTCAACAGGCACTGGAAGGCGGCGGGCAGGTGCTGTACCTGCTGCCCGAAATTGCCCTTACTGCCCAGATTGTAACGCGCCTGATGCGCGTGTTTGGCTCACGGCTAGGCGTATATCACTCCAAGTTCTCCGACAATGAGCGGGTAGAAGTATGGAATGGCGTGCTTTCGGGGCGGTTTCAGGTAGTGGTGGGCGTACGCTCATCGGTATTCTTGCCCTTCGATAATCTGGCGCTGCTGATTGTAGATGAGGAGCACGAATCGAGCTACAAGCAGTACGACCCGGCTCCGCGCTACAACGCCCGCGAGGTAGCCCTGATGATGGCGAATTTTCAGGGAGCTAAAACACTACTGGGCTCGGCCACTCCTTCCGTAGAGACCTATTACCAGACCCGTACAGGGCGCTACGGCCTGGTGTCGCTGACCAAGCGCTTTGGGGAGGCTGGTCTACCGGAAATTGAATTAGTGGACACCCGCAAATCGCGGGAGCAAAAGACCATGCTCAACCATTTCACGCCGGAGCTGATGCAGGAGATGGAGCGCAAGTTGGCCGCCAAGGAGCAGGTAATCCTGTTTCAAAACCGCCGCGGCTACGCGCCCTTCATTAACTGCCTCGACTGCGGCTGGATTCCGAAGTGTAAAAACTGCGCCGTGAGCCTCAGTTACCATAAGCACGCCCACGAGTTGCGCTGCCACTACTGCGGCTACCACGACCGCATGCCGATAGAATGCCCGGCCTGTGGCTCGCGCAACATTAAAACAGTGGGCTTTGGCACTGAGAAGCTGGAGGACGACCTGAAGATTATGCTGCCGGCCGCCAGCGTACAGCGCATGGACCTGGATACCACCCGCGCCAAGAACTCTTACCAGCAGATCATCTCTGACTTCGAGAAGCAAACCACCAACGTGCTGGTGGGTACCCAAATGGTGACAAAGGGCCTAGACTTCGCCAACGTGAGTTTGGTAGGTATCATCAACGCCGACAGCATCATTCACTATCCCGATTTCCGGGCCCATGAACGCGCTTTCCAGATG from Hymenobacter taeanensis encodes:
- a CDS encoding GSCFA domain-containing protein, coding for MFRTELPLTPHPQQLPHSARVLTIGSCFSDSIGNRLADFKVATLVNPFGTVFNPVSACKLLRAAAGEDMDWQQHLVEARGRWQSYDLHATLGADSPVDLLQRIQSIVRDTGVFLATADAVVLTLGTAYAYRLRETDEIISNCHKVPAEKFDKELLTADEIIAAIAETHAYLRRINPRLRFILTVSPVRHLKETLPLSSVSKSMLRVACHYLSELLPDVSYFPAYELLVDDLRDYRFYASDMLHPSDVAENYIWERFTRTYLDTAFGRFKKEWESIRQALAHRPLHIAAPEHRQFLESTLARLQRLSAQADVRMELLHVERELAALPLPPPPPAPEPEEEDEDEYQDEEQLEEGDTARAELLSQGSGLLIEAEDAAELEVAEPDSEEAYESAYSGVDLEYATDEELAEEEADAIAQDGETPVRKKKRRSRGGAKRSKRKAARLAAEAEASIAVTAIDASLEQPTVEQATETEPDSEPAPFTEGITYISEAELFGKMNRPSTAEVGEPALQEEPSLATEEAPAADAEAPDAAESGGRNSRRNRPQRKGRQQEREPRRGTRPALYAVPHTEDTASTDPEVTPTAEQRPSVAVEPTPSPLPALTSEMPGAEESSALLKSRSRNRGGASRNRGNAAQSRVAAAAESAAAAAPQSVAPALDTQGEAVEPSAAPEAPAPASATTPKPRPKRAPRKPATTATSQPEISTQPAAAITPEPQAPEAAPAPKKRPPRKAKATPAPEPPVVAAAPENVAPAPKASRSRKKAANPAPEPGAATPEAKAPAPKRARPPRRKPTPGSGTEPSE
- a CDS encoding thioredoxin domain-containing protein, encoding MSTPISSPGFSNRLAQETSPYLLQHAHNPVEWYPWGEEALTRAQAEQKPILVSIGYAACHWCHVMERESFENPQIAAVMNRYFICIKVDREERPDVDQVYMDALQAMGLAGGWPLNVFLNPEAKPFYGGTYFQPRNWVQLLESIGRGYAGEHRAELDASADQFAQVLQASELDKYRLPATNAGLSDDQFKLLVYNLAARFDHEKGGINRAPKFPMPSIWRFLLRTHALTNSDALLAQLHLTLREMAWGGIHDQVGGGFARYSVDENWLVPHFEKMLYDNGQLLSLYAEAFQHTQDELYRQVTYGIVGFVERELMSPNSGFYSSLDADSEGEEGKFYIWTRAELQAVLGDEELLASEYYGCTALGNWEHGSNILHRQESDKAFAQHHQLAPSVLADLVSGWKHKLLQARESRLRPGLDDKILTGWNALMLQGLIDAYRAFQEPKFLKLALRNAAFLQQNLRLGNQLYRNYKNGHATIHAFLEDYALLIQAYISLYEATFAEEWLHEADALVAYVLENFFDPTENQFFYTNARSEALIARKKELFDNVIPASNSVMAHNLHRLGLHLEKERYTELAGLILQQVHELVVKEPHNLANWAALYAARLRPTAEVAIVGPEAARFRANLSQHYLPNVVLAGTSSSSELPLLANREARHNSTTIYVCYNRTCQQPVHSVAEALAQLA
- the priA gene encoding replication restart helicase PriA, yielding MSLTFDFVQPQPEPAADRVTLFADVILPLPLPKLYTYRVPFELNDQVVIGGRVIVQFGAKKTLSCIVAAVHETPPANYQAKYILEFIDDAPVVTQPQLKLFRWMADYYLCTLGEVINAALPAALKLSSESRVQLHPAFEAETNPYPLSEQEQKIVEALSTGEEGKSMTFTEVGELLGIASFHKYIKSLMQKDVVFLFEHLSDKYSPKVVKKVRLAHHYVAEAALEQLFAQLASKAKQLDVLMQYLQRVPVYQNEHANHKGLEKAALTSAPHLSPSAVNTLIKNGVLEQFDVIVSRFPMDDDEAANMHFTLSEAQQEAHDDIMRQFQTQDIVLLHGVTGAGKTEIYINLIQQALEGGGQVLYLLPEIALTAQIVTRLMRVFGSRLGVYHSKFSDNERVEVWNGVLSGRFQVVVGVRSSVFLPFDNLALLIVDEEHESSYKQYDPAPRYNAREVALMMANFQGAKTLLGSATPSVETYYQTRTGRYGLVSLTKRFGEAGLPEIELVDTRKSREQKTMLNHFTPELMQEMERKLAAKEQVILFQNRRGYAPFINCLDCGWIPKCKNCAVSLSYHKHAHELRCHYCGYHDRMPIECPACGSRNIKTVGFGTEKLEDDLKIMLPAASVQRMDLDTTRAKNSYQQIISDFEKQTTNVLVGTQMVTKGLDFANVSLVGIINADSIIHYPDFRAHERAFQMFVQVSGRAGRKGKKGKVIIQTGDPQQVIFDKVIRNDYLEFYEYEILQRREHGYPPFMRVIRLTVKHMDPVAAERAAIMLTQELVDRLGREAVLGPEAPYIFRIRNFYLQEITIKLSREHTVLRSAKADILESINLVRDHKDFKQARIAADVDPM